CCAGGCGCAGCGCAGGCTGGCCGTGCGCGTGGGCGTGGCCGTGTACGCCGTGTGCATGTGCCTGTACTTTTTCGGCGAATACATCTTCGACCTGTTCGGCATTACCCTGGACGCCTTTCGCATCGGTTCCGGCTCGCTGCTGTTCCTTTCCGCCGTGGCCCTGGTGCGCGACCCCTCGCCCTCGCGCGTGCAGGAGGTAAACGGCGACATCAGCGTGGTGCCGCTGGCCATTCCCATCACCGTGGGGCCCGCCACCATCGGTGCGCTGATGGTCATGGGCGCCACGGTGCGCGCCCCGCTGGAACGCGTCATAGCCAGCCTGGGCCTGCTGGCCGCCGTGGTGTGCGTGGGGGGAATCCTGTACATCGGACCGGCCATCGAAAAGCTGCTGGGCCGCACCGGCATTTCCATCCTGAGCAAGATCACCGGGCTGATCCTGGCGGCCCTGTCCGCGCAGATCGTGTTCACCGGGGTGCGCGGATTCCTTAACTGACAACGGGGGC
This genomic window from Nitratidesulfovibrio sp. SRB-5 contains:
- a CDS encoding MarC family protein, which translates into the protein MSAIANLFVTTFVKMFFLLTPFFVLTMFLTMTRDMAPQAQRRLAVRVGVAVYAVCMCLYFFGEYIFDLFGITLDAFRIGSGSLLFLSAVALVRDPSPSRVQEVNGDISVVPLAIPITVGPATIGALMVMGATVRAPLERVIASLGLLAAVVCVGGILYIGPAIEKLLGRTGISILSKITGLILAALSAQIVFTGVRGFLN